CACAGCCATCCGTTTCAGCACCCATACTGAAGCTTAAATTTCCCTGTGGATCCATGTCCACAGCCAGCACCCGGTAACCTTTGGATTTAAAAACCGAGGCCAGTACGTATGCCGATGTCGTTTTTCCAACACCGCCCTTTTGATTTGACAACACAACAGTAGCTGCCATAAGAATTCCCCCATAACTTACAATTTTCCACACAATATGACATTATTGTTATTATAGCAAGAATCCGGGAAACATACAATTGGATTTTTCTTCCGGTCAAAGGCATTTCTCGAGCATTTCGCACAGCCTCGGAATCTGGGATTCGAACTCGACGCCATACCATCGGGAACTGCCGGCTGCGGCGGTTCCCTCAATACAGAGAACAACGAAATCCGCGGCCAGCGTCAGCGCGCTTCCGAGACTTAAGCCCCGCATCATACCTCCCAGGACTACCGAGGAGTAGAGATCGCCGGTTCCATGGTAG
The nucleotide sequence above comes from Anaerotignum faecicola. Encoded proteins:
- a CDS encoding AAA family ATPase, translating into MAATVVLSNQKGGVGKTTSAYVLASVFKSKGYRVLAVDMDPQGNLSFSMGAETDGC
- a CDS encoding bifunctional hydroxymethylpyrimidine kinase/phosphomethylpyrimidine kinase; translation: TDYDESYIREMLERLLALGCKTAALTGVSFEPNKLGVAYLDREGESFSYFTHRCPQSYHGTGDLYSSVVLGGMMRGLSLGSALTLAADFVVLCIEGTAAAGSSRWYGVEFESQIPRLCEMLEKCL